One window of the Paraburkholderia sp. PGU19 genome contains the following:
- a CDS encoding polysaccharide biosynthesis/export family protein — translation MCVSDRYIRALAIAILGVVLSACSAVPGQRMIVPSSIDVSGGQYSSEPRQQITVPITDINLDEIQKLQDAAKGDLSQQVQTMLNTARSEPPAYAVGKGDVLQITVWDHPELVAALGQPNPSSRPSDAAPGFLVDDEGNVQFPYAGSVHVAGLTVKEIQARIASLIAKIYKDPQVTVRVASFRWAQIYIDGEVRAPGLQQINDIPMTLPEAIGRAGGFTPNADQSRVDLIRDDQTIRINIPDLIDAGRNPARIMLQRGDMLRVAARDENGIYVMGEVNRPATILPMRSGKLTLAEALSQAGSLNQNTAEANQLFVIRAPYGSAGKPQIFHLDATSPVSMILANQFDLHPKDVVFVDNGALVKFNRVLNLLLPAINAGLTAAIVTK, via the coding sequence ATGTGCGTCTCAGACCGTTATATTCGAGCGTTAGCAATCGCTATTCTGGGAGTCGTCCTGTCCGCCTGCTCGGCCGTGCCGGGCCAGCGGATGATCGTGCCGTCATCTATAGATGTCTCTGGCGGTCAATATAGTAGCGAGCCGCGACAACAGATCACGGTGCCGATCACCGATATCAACCTCGACGAAATTCAAAAGCTGCAGGACGCCGCAAAAGGCGACCTCTCACAGCAGGTGCAAACCATGTTGAATACCGCACGGTCCGAACCCCCGGCCTATGCAGTCGGGAAAGGCGATGTGCTGCAGATAACAGTCTGGGATCATCCGGAACTTGTTGCCGCGCTCGGTCAGCCCAATCCAAGCTCGCGACCTTCCGACGCCGCTCCCGGTTTTCTCGTCGATGATGAAGGGAACGTGCAGTTTCCCTACGCTGGCAGCGTGCACGTAGCGGGTCTGACTGTTAAGGAGATCCAGGCGAGAATCGCGTCACTGATCGCGAAAATATACAAGGATCCGCAGGTCACCGTACGCGTCGCGTCATTCCGCTGGGCACAGATCTACATCGACGGCGAGGTGCGTGCACCAGGCCTGCAACAGATCAACGATATCCCAATGACGTTGCCGGAAGCGATTGGGCGCGCAGGTGGGTTCACGCCTAATGCAGACCAAAGCAGGGTCGACCTCATCCGGGACGATCAGACCATACGGATCAACATTCCAGACCTGATCGACGCCGGCCGGAATCCGGCGAGGATCATGCTGCAACGAGGCGACATGTTGCGGGTCGCTGCTCGCGACGAGAATGGCATCTACGTCATGGGCGAGGTGAACAGGCCCGCCACCATATTGCCCATGAGGAGCGGCAAACTCACGCTTGCCGAAGCCCTCTCTCAGGCGGGCAGCCTGAACCAGAATACGGCGGAGGCAAATCAGTTGTTCGTCATTCGAGCCCCGTACGGCAGTGCCGGCAAACCTCAGATCTTTCATCTCGATGCCACCTCGCCGGTATCGATGATTCTCGCTAACCAGTTCGATCTCCACCCTAAGGATGTGGTGTTTGTAGACAACGGCGCGCTGGTCAAATTCAACCGTGTGCTGAATCTGCTCCTGCCAGCAATCAATGCTGGCCTTACGGCAGCGATCGTCACGAAATAA